AAGAATAAATGGgcaatagagtttgaaattacaATCTCTACAATATGAAAATTttgtttatgatttttttttaccaatgtaatctaaaatatcaaaaaaagaaaagatatattatattattatatttttttaattaataaaataaagaatgtCAGACAATTGCATATGCGAGAATCGCATATAGATttgataatgaaaattttagaaaataaaaattaatttaatttattatatgataggtttttttttaaaaaaaaaataaaaattggagATTAGTAGAGTAGAATCTAAACACTTAACACCAAATTAAGCAGGTGAGTATTTATATGATAGGTTTATAATACAATTCTTTCcgttatataataatttttatttattttatttttttataagaaatataactttttttattatttttttaattatatctttttaaatatattaaaatttattaaatattaaaataattttttaaaaatttaaaaaataaaataaaattaaaaataaattatactttatttttttaattttaatataattaataaattaatttctatatttttaaaatcaaatatttaaattgtatatttaaaatcaaatatttaaatttttatacaatcATTTAGTTTGTCAATCGGTTAAAGGGAGAATAAAATGAATAAGCgttacaaatatttaaaatactattgtgaaaaattattagatgataattttatatcgtataaaatatattttaatttttaaattttaacgtgATTGACAGattcattcttttatttttaaaattaaattcttaaatttctctatatttaatctatttaaaattacaacgGTTTCATCTATTATAgaataattaaacttttttaaaagTATACTTTCTCTCTAAAATattctttataaaattttataatctatttaaaatttatttggtactacttaaaaatagttaaaatagtaaatattttttaaaaattttaaaattataagtattgaaatattttaataaataaaaattaaaaatagaagtattaaaaattaattgaatgagatattatatataaaacttaatagaaatttaagtatttttttaaataaaaaataaaaaataaaaatgtttaaattatagCTGATGAGATAAACTAATTATAGAAGAATGTAAGTgtatgtttttaaaaatatagaaacaaatctattaattataataaaatttaaaggattaaatatattttatctatttaaaaagataataaaaagtttttttttataattttaacaattaaaatagataaaaaaatttctaatttgAATAGAccgattataaataaatttagttattcagttttaaaaatataaatattaatttattaattatattaaaatttataaattaaaatataatttattttaaattaaatagagttataattattaatttacatattattataatttttaaaaaataagtgaataataattgtaggataataaaaaaattattggatGGAGTGAATATAATATAAACAGAGGGTTAGAATCGTAAATTTCTCAAGACGTTTGGCCTAAATAGTCATATAAACAAAAAGGGGGAGGTTCATAGAATTGCAGCAGCGGCGTGGAGGAAGACCAAAGCGTCGGTGTTGCAATTTTCATCCAAAATTCTAGAGGCAATGAAGCTCTCCTTCTCAATCCCTAAATCGGCCGCCAAATCCACATCTAAACCTAAACCTTCCTCTGAATCCAATACTGTTAGCCAAAACAGTGGCGCTGTAAAAGAATATGTCACTGAATTTGATCCCTCAAAAACCCTACCCAGTTCCAATCGGAATCTCATCATCCCCCCTAAAGAGAACGAATGGACGCCTCACAAGCGTATGAAGAACCTCGACCTCCTTCCCACTCTCAAATCCGACAACGAAGGCCTTCGCTTCGAGATCGCCACCGATGGCCACGGCGAGGACGATAAGAGTATGTCCTACGGTCTCAATATACGGCAGCAAAGCAGCACTGACGGGGACAGTGGCGATGGTGACGAAGGAGTCAAATCTTACCAGAAAGTCGAAACTACTGAGAATTTGTTGTTGGAGAAGTTGAAGTACGATCTCCAGCGGTTGCCTGAGGATCGAGGATTTGAGGAGTTTAAGGATGTACCGGTGGAAGGGTTTGGCGCGGCTTTACTGGCTGGCTATGGTTGGCATGAAGGCAGAGGTATCGGAAGAAATGCTAAGGAAGATGTTAAAGTCAAGCAATACCACAAAAGGACTGATAAAGAAGGTTTGGGTTTTGTTCCTCCTGCTTCTAATGCTACTAGTACTAGTGTTAAGGATAGAGACGGGCAAGACGagaggaaaagagaaagagttAAGGACGGACATAGTGATGGTTTCTTTGTTGGTAAAGATGTCAGGGTTATTGCCGGTGGAAAAGGCATTTTGGGTTCAAAGGGTAGAATTTCAAAGAGACTAGATGATGGTCGGGTTGTTGTCAAACTTTCAGAAACAACGGAGGAACTAAAACTGCGTGTTTCTGATATTGCTGATTTGGGCTCTAAGGAAGAAGAGAAGTGCTTAATGAAGTTAAAAACGTTACAGATAGAAGGAAAGCAATCAAAGGATAGGGACAATGGAAAGCGCATTATTGAACCAACTAGAGAAAGCGGAGAAAGTATGAGGAGAGACAGCGGTCAAGCGAAGGATGACAGAAAGCGATGGCTCAGCAATCACATTCGGGTCAGAATTATAAGCAAGGACCTGAAAGGAGGCAGATTTTATTTGAAGAAGGGGGAGGTGGTAGATGTGGTTGGACCTTATGTATGTGATATATCGATTGATGAGACTAAGGAATTGGTACAGGGAATAGATCAGGATCTTCTTGAGACTGCTTTACCACGGCGTGGGGGTCCTGTCCTTGTTCTCTACGGGAGGCACAAGGGAGTATATGGGAAATTGGTTCAGAGGGATTTGGACCAAGAGACTGGGATTGTGCAAGATTCTGATACTCAAGAATTGCTCAATGTCAAACTTGAACAAATTGCAGAGTATGTTGGAGATCCCAGCTACATTGGATATTGATGCTCCTGCATCTCCAGTCCATGCTGCCAATAGGTACTTTGGGATACTTCGCTTGATTGCCTTTTTTGATATATAGTTAGCTTCACACTTTCTACACTCATTAAGGAATTTAGTTTTTGTCATGTTGTTGTTCTGTCATTACTTATTTGATATTATATGAAATGGACTTCTGTCTTTCCATAAACCAGTTCTTGCATTCGATTATGTCCGAGTATTTAGCTTATTTTAGCTTGAAGCAtcgtttatatatttaattgagCTGCTCATACTGTCGTGTTTGACCTTAAAGAGCGATTAGTGTGGAAATGGAATGAAAACTTCATCACATGTCGAATGAGCCGCTTATTAGGCATGCTCGTGGTACTCATTGTATATATAAGAGGTAATTAGTTGTGCAAATCCAACAGACCTGAGAGTTTCCTTGTTTGTTTGCTACTAGGTTTTGTCCTCAGCTGTTCTTTTTGTAAAGCCATCTAAATATTCCCATAGTACATCTCTAGGTTGGTATTCTTGGCCTCCCTGAATCTTAAGTAAATGATTTCAACATCCAACTTTATGATTTCTTGCAAAGATGATATAGTCTGGCCCCATCAGACATTCTATCTAATCATGAATCAAGTTTTCGTGTGTAGTAAACTTTTAGAAAGAGTTTTTGGTTGACTTTTCTTTAGTGCAGTTAAATCATTATCAGTTGTGcaaatacttaaaataaaattctagaTATTCtgagttttttctttttgtttcttacCTTATCTTTTTTTCCCCCCATGGGATCTTAGGTATCTTGATGTGGATTACATGTATTATGCATTTACATAACAAAAGTACATTTGATGAATATTCTATTTTAGGTGGCTTGTTCTCATGCAGGCAAAAAAGAAGTTATGCATTAGAAGTTGTAATTGTAACTTGAATATAGATTTTGGTCAAGTCCACAAAACTGGGTGAAAACATACGAGGTCTTTCCACTTTTGGTTTCAGAGGAGCTGAACTCAGCTATGAttgagattaaatagtaaagcGGACAGCATAAAGTAGGTGTGTCTAGCATCATTTTGGAACTCCAAGGGATAACTTGCTCCAGTTTTTTGGAAACCATATCTCAAAAATGGATGCATTCACATAAATGTTGTTGATTAGATTTCtagctgattttttttttctgtttatcTAGAAAAAGTAGAGGTGTTTAGTTAGCTGGAGGTGATTTGTGTGCTTAAATatgaagagaaaagagataCGGGTGAGGGACATTTAGGACCAACTGACCAAGTAGTTTGGTGATTGCGTGCAACTTTATTTACTGTACAACTGCAGCATAATTTTCATCGATATCAACTATTGCCTTTTGTAAACAGTAGTTATGCACTCATTAAAGCCTTAACCTGACTTTGCTTAATTAAGTGCAACACCAATTTGTTTGAGAAATTCCTATTGCTGAatattttgattatttgttCAAACGGGAATTGTTCTTTGATAATTAATTGGGATTGTCGCTAATTTCCTTTCAGAATCAAACAACGatgaaatctttttttttcccaCTCCGTAACTCTCATTGGAGCTTGGTGTAGTGCAATTATACCTAGAATCTAGAATCTAGTTATAAATGTGATTTGTAAGTTAAAGTATGTTTTGACATTATTTTTTCCAGATATATTTGAGGAGACCTGGACCATGGCATTTGTAGAGAAAACACAACAGCTTACTTGGTATACTTGGGATGAATCCCCAACAACCTACAAGTCTCAAAGTGATGTCTGGAAGGTCTGCTGGATGCAATAATATGTATGTTACAATTCCTGATGTTTTGCTGACCTAAAATTGAGCTTAACTCCTTTACAAGCATGGTTGATTCTTTGAAGAATTTTGTGGATCTTTATTTCTAACTGAAAGTGAACTTATGTGCATGATATCCTTCCTTTGTATTGTATATGGAGCTACGGATACTGAATTTGTTGTTAAAAATATTTGCCACAATTTATGATGCCTTTCAGCTGGTACCGATGATCTTCCTCTAGCATGATCTATCAGATAACAC
The genomic region above belongs to Manihot esculenta cultivar AM560-2 chromosome 3, M.esculenta_v8, whole genome shotgun sequence and contains:
- the LOC110611168 gene encoding protein MOS2, producing the protein MKLSFSIPKSAAKSTSKPKPSSESNTVSQNSGAVKEYVTEFDPSKTLPSSNRNLIIPPKENEWTPHKRMKNLDLLPTLKSDNEGLRFEIATDGHGEDDKSMSYGLNIRQQSSTDGDSGDGDEGVKSYQKVETTENLLLEKLKYDLQRLPEDRGFEEFKDVPVEGFGAALLAGYGWHEGRGIGRNAKEDVKVKQYHKRTDKEGLGFVPPASNATSTSVKDRDGQDERKRERVKDGHSDGFFVGKDVRVIAGGKGILGSKGRISKRLDDGRVVVKLSETTEELKLRVSDIADLGSKEEEKCLMKLKTLQIEGKQSKDRDNGKRIIEPTRESGESMRRDSGQAKDDRKRWLSNHIRVRIISKDLKGGRFYLKKGEVVDVVGPYVCDISIDETKELVQGIDQDLLETALPRRGGPVLVLYGRHKGVYGKLVQRDLDQETGIVQDSDTQELLNVKLEQIAEYVGDPSYIGY